A window from Terriglobia bacterium encodes these proteins:
- a CDS encoding MFS transporter, whose translation MRSFLVIWFGQLISLVGSGMTSFAVGIWVYQRTGSITRFALISVSVMLPGIIISPLAGAMVDRVNRRTVMMLSDIGAGVSSLILAVLFFTGQLTIWEIYILVSVGSIAGAFRMPAYMALLSQMVPMKQIGRASGMMQLAPAAAQVLSPVLAASLLGPIKLQGIIAIDFATFLFAIGTLFLMSVPMLPAKGPKRPILKEAHDGWMYIMQRPGLVGLLLFFASINVTSSFAQMLFTPMILSFTSTAVLGTIMSIGGLGFLAGSVVMGTWGGPKRRIHGLLGFSLFYGIGLILGGLQASALLITLSIFIVLFQLPIINGCSQAIWQMKVPLEMQGRVFSTRMMIAWSSTPLAFFLAGPLADHVFGPMFLDHGYMESVGLTSTIGVGPGRGAAFLLILSGILALLITVGCYFNRHLRNIEDELPDALSVRQAVAT comes from the coding sequence ATTCGCAGCTTTCTCGTGATATGGTTTGGCCAGCTTATCTCGCTGGTAGGATCTGGAATGACGAGTTTCGCAGTTGGAATCTGGGTCTATCAGCGTACAGGATCGATTACGCGTTTCGCATTGATTTCCGTCTCCGTGATGTTACCCGGAATCATAATTTCGCCCCTGGCCGGCGCCATGGTAGACCGGGTCAACCGCCGCACTGTGATGATGCTCAGCGATATTGGAGCTGGCGTTTCCAGTCTCATCCTTGCTGTGCTCTTTTTTACCGGGCAACTCACGATCTGGGAAATTTATATTCTGGTCTCCGTGGGTTCAATCGCTGGGGCCTTCCGCATGCCGGCTTATATGGCCTTGCTCTCGCAAATGGTGCCGATGAAGCAGATTGGGCGGGCAAGCGGGATGATGCAACTTGCTCCCGCGGCAGCCCAAGTGCTTTCTCCTGTTTTGGCGGCATCCCTGCTTGGGCCGATCAAACTTCAAGGCATCATCGCCATCGATTTTGCTACGTTTCTCTTCGCGATCGGGACACTGTTTTTGATGTCGGTTCCAATGCTGCCTGCCAAAGGTCCCAAGCGGCCGATTCTGAAAGAAGCGCATGACGGATGGATGTACATTATGCAACGCCCTGGACTCGTGGGCTTGCTCCTCTTTTTTGCTTCGATCAACGTTACCTCCAGCTTTGCTCAGATGTTATTCACCCCAATGATCCTGTCCTTTACCTCCACTGCCGTGTTGGGTACGATTATGTCAATTGGTGGGCTAGGATTCTTAGCTGGCAGCGTAGTCATGGGCACATGGGGCGGACCTAAGCGGCGAATTCACGGCCTATTGGGATTCTCCCTGTTTTATGGAATCGGGCTGATCTTGGGAGGGTTGCAAGCTTCCGCACTTCTGATTACGCTTTCGATCTTTATTGTCCTTTTTCAACTGCCCATCATTAACGGCTGCAGCCAAGCAATTTGGCAGATGAAGGTCCCGCTCGAAATGCAAGGCCGGGTATTTTCCACAAGAATGATGATCGCGTGGTCCTCGACTCCGCTGGCTTTCTTCCTTGCCGGGCCGTTGGCCGATCACGTTTTTGGACCAATGTTTCTCGATCATGGATACATGGAATCTGTCGGGCTGACGAGTACAATAGGCGTCGGCCCAGGGAGAGGCGCCGCCTTCTTGCTGATCTTGAGTGGTATTCTGGCACTTCTGATCACGGTGGGTTGCTATTTCAACCGGCATCTCAGGAACATAGAAGATGAGCTGCCTGACGCCTTATCTGTACGACAAGCGGTTGCTACCTAA